A region of Pyxidicoccus parkwaysis DNA encodes the following proteins:
- a CDS encoding ABC transporter permease: MDSLRQDFRYALRTLQRTPGFTLAAAVTLALAIGANTVLFSAIHAMLLRPLPFPSPGELVRIWCKQTGNMDQASVTSPELLDWREQGKGFAKLAGFGMRDMNRTGVESPERVRAGLATTDFFSTLGVRPAQGRDFTDEDAQPGQPPSTVVVSHGFAKRALGGADAVGRTVVLDGRSHTVVGVLPEDFTFPEFPNEAEVWVPHWLDPQGKGSHYLSVLGRLAPGTSFEAAKTDLARVATLLDTGDPGEPPHGVTLLTFQEHLTGNMRPMLWTLWVAVAFVLLIACANVANLMLVRALARQRDGAIRAALGASRSRRMQQALAESVLLALFGGALGLLLVLWGLELVRMLLPASMLRMTPVELSGPALAFSVVLSVGAGLLFGLAPALHTSGMDVLPLLKQSTSATGARANHPLRNALVMVQLALALVLLVGTGLMVRTLQNVQAVDLGFDLNGVLSARLSLPAAKYTDGPRRAAFYQELLGRVAALPGVESAGFINDAPLGNSNTNGDFVLEGSAPQPGERFLAEYRVVSPDYFRTLRIAVRQGRAFGPQDEAKGAPVAIVNEAFVRAYLGTGEPLGRRVQVDWYGNAFRDIVGVVADVRADRLTLPARPELYLPLAQVPVPAATLLLRSLGAQAPLVTAVRQEVKTVDSEQPIYDLAPFSERVDRQLLRPTATARLLAAFALLAVVLAGVGVYGVMAYSVGQRTRELGIRLALGAHPRQVLRLVLGQGLRLTLVGVGVGLLAAFGCTRLLASLLYGVDASEPTIFAGVAVVLAGVALLATWLPALRASRVSPAISLRSE, encoded by the coding sequence ATGGATTCCCTCCGCCAGGACTTCCGCTACGCGCTGCGCACCCTCCAGCGCACCCCGGGCTTCACGCTGGCCGCCGCCGTCACCCTCGCGCTGGCGATTGGCGCGAACACCGTCCTCTTCAGCGCCATCCACGCCATGCTGCTGCGGCCCCTGCCCTTCCCGAGTCCGGGCGAGCTGGTGCGCATCTGGTGCAAGCAGACGGGCAACATGGACCAGGCGTCCGTCACCTCGCCGGAGCTGCTCGACTGGCGGGAGCAGGGCAAGGGCTTCGCGAAGCTGGCGGGCTTCGGCATGCGCGACATGAACCGCACCGGGGTGGAGTCTCCGGAGCGGGTCCGCGCGGGCCTCGCGACGACCGACTTCTTCTCCACGCTGGGCGTGCGGCCGGCGCAGGGCCGTGACTTCACCGACGAGGACGCGCAGCCCGGACAGCCGCCGTCCACGGTGGTGGTGAGCCACGGCTTCGCGAAGCGCGCGCTCGGGGGCGCGGACGCGGTGGGCCGCACGGTGGTGCTGGACGGCCGGAGCCACACCGTGGTGGGCGTGCTGCCGGAGGACTTCACCTTCCCCGAGTTCCCCAACGAGGCGGAGGTCTGGGTTCCTCACTGGCTGGACCCCCAGGGCAAGGGCAGCCACTACCTGAGCGTGCTCGGCCGGCTGGCCCCGGGCACCTCGTTCGAGGCCGCGAAGACGGACCTGGCGCGGGTGGCCACGCTGCTCGACACCGGGGACCCCGGCGAGCCGCCGCACGGGGTGACGCTGCTCACCTTCCAGGAGCACCTCACCGGCAACATGCGCCCCATGCTGTGGACGCTGTGGGTGGCGGTGGCCTTCGTGCTGCTCATCGCCTGCGCCAACGTGGCCAACCTCATGCTGGTGCGCGCGCTGGCGCGGCAGCGCGACGGCGCCATCCGCGCGGCGCTGGGCGCGAGCCGGAGCCGGCGCATGCAGCAGGCGCTGGCGGAGAGCGTGCTGCTCGCCCTCTTCGGCGGAGCGCTGGGCCTCCTCCTGGTGCTGTGGGGCCTGGAACTGGTGCGCATGCTGCTTCCGGCCAGCATGCTGCGGATGACGCCGGTGGAGCTGAGCGGCCCGGCCCTGGCCTTCAGCGTGGTGCTGTCCGTGGGCGCGGGGTTGCTCTTCGGACTGGCGCCCGCGCTACACACCTCGGGCATGGACGTGCTGCCGCTGCTCAAGCAGTCCACCAGCGCCACGGGCGCGCGCGCCAACCACCCGCTGCGCAACGCGCTCGTCATGGTGCAGCTGGCGCTGGCGCTGGTGCTGCTGGTGGGCACCGGCCTCATGGTGCGCACGCTGCAGAACGTGCAGGCGGTGGACCTGGGCTTCGACTTGAATGGCGTGCTGTCCGCGCGGCTGTCGCTGCCCGCCGCGAAGTACACGGACGGGCCGCGGCGGGCGGCCTTCTACCAGGAGCTGCTCGGCCGCGTGGCGGCGCTCCCGGGCGTGGAGTCCGCGGGCTTCATCAACGACGCCCCGCTGGGCAACAGCAACACCAACGGGGACTTCGTCCTGGAGGGCAGCGCGCCGCAGCCCGGTGAGCGCTTCCTCGCCGAGTACCGTGTCGTCAGCCCGGACTACTTCCGCACCCTGCGCATCGCCGTGCGCCAGGGCCGCGCCTTCGGCCCGCAAGACGAAGCCAAGGGCGCGCCCGTGGCCATCGTCAACGAGGCCTTCGTCCGCGCCTACCTCGGCACGGGCGAGCCCCTGGGCCGGCGCGTGCAGGTCGACTGGTACGGCAACGCGTTCCGCGACATCGTCGGCGTCGTCGCGGACGTGCGGGCGGACCGGCTCACCCTCCCCGCCCGGCCGGAGCTCTACCTGCCGCTGGCGCAGGTGCCCGTCCCCGCCGCGACGCTGCTGTTGCGCTCGCTGGGCGCACAGGCCCCGCTGGTGACGGCCGTGCGCCAGGAGGTGAAGACGGTGGACTCGGAGCAGCCCATCTATGACCTCGCGCCCTTCTCGGAGCGGGTGGACCGCCAGTTGCTGCGTCCCACGGCGACGGCGCGGCTGTTGGCCGCCTTCGCGCTCCTCGCGGTGGTGCTGGCCGGCGTGGGCGTCTACGGCGTCATGGCGTACTCCGTGGGCCAGCGCACGCGCGAACTGGGCATCCGCCTGGCGCTGGGCGCGCACCCACGCCAGGTGCTGCGGCTGGTGCTGGGCCAGGGCCTGCGGCTGACGCTGGTGGGCGTGGGCGTGGGGCTGTTGGCCGCCTTCGGCTGCACGCGCCTGTTGGCCTCGCTGCTGTACGGCGTGGACGCCAGCGAGCCCACCATCTTCGCCGGCGTGGCCGTGGTGCTGGCCGGGGTGGCGCTGCTCGCCACCTGGCTGCCGGCGCTGCGTGCCAGCCGGGTGTCGCCGGCCATCTCCCTGCGCTCCGAGTAG
- the asnB gene encoding asparagine synthase (glutamine-hydrolyzing) yields MCGIAGFTFPAGGSAGAAARQESAERLRRMTASIKHRGPDAQRALVLDGVGLGHTRLSIVDLEGGHQPMRDARTGLTVVFNGEIFNHVELREQLSAHYAFRTRSDTEVILAAFLTWGIDCVRRFEGQWAFALWDPRDKTLWLSRDRVGICPLYYAELPGGQLAFGSEAKVLFAGGMVTPSLDARGLKQTFALWSPVAPRTSFEGVSLLPPAHSARFRDGKLDVFRYWDFDFGVTPEPANEPKLLEELGEVLERAVRLRLRADVPVAAYLSGGLDSSLLCALAQGQLGGTLRTFSVGFAHARFDERQHQATVAEELRTQHRVVEMKDGDIGTLVPGVIFHAEQAMMRSAPAPFLRLSEWVRENGIRVVLTGEGSDEMFLGYDLFKETKVRQFWARAPASKYRPLLLRRLYPTLSVSQQNVELLREFFGMGLEDPGSLGFSHLVRWSNSGRITRFLSADFAARVADEEPMASVLQSVPEHVARWRPLARAQYLEAKTLLSGYLLSAQGDRMLLGNAVEGRFPFLDTAVMEFAARVPERLRLKGLDEKHILKRFARGKVPASILERSKFPYRAPIAGALVGPDAPAWAREMLSPEAVAKVGVFDAKKAERLVAKLRAPNAAESEADTMALFAIASTQLLAHHFLPPRPPPQADVDAVVLEAA; encoded by the coding sequence ATGTGTGGCATCGCGGGATTCACCTTTCCGGCGGGCGGGAGCGCCGGAGCGGCCGCAAGGCAGGAGTCCGCCGAGCGGCTGCGCAGGATGACCGCCAGCATCAAGCACCGGGGCCCGGATGCGCAGCGGGCGCTGGTGCTGGACGGCGTGGGCCTGGGCCACACGCGGCTCTCCATCGTCGACCTGGAGGGCGGCCACCAGCCCATGCGGGACGCCCGCACGGGGCTCACCGTCGTCTTCAACGGTGAAATCTTCAACCACGTGGAGCTGCGCGAGCAGCTCTCCGCACACTACGCGTTCCGCACGCGCTCGGACACCGAGGTCATCCTCGCGGCGTTCCTCACGTGGGGCATCGACTGCGTGCGCCGCTTCGAGGGGCAGTGGGCCTTCGCCCTCTGGGACCCGCGCGACAAGACGCTGTGGCTGTCGCGGGACAGGGTGGGCATCTGCCCGCTGTACTACGCGGAGCTTCCGGGCGGACAGCTCGCGTTCGGCTCCGAGGCGAAGGTGCTCTTCGCGGGCGGGATGGTGACGCCGTCACTGGACGCGCGGGGCCTCAAGCAGACCTTTGCCCTCTGGTCTCCGGTGGCGCCGCGCACCTCGTTCGAGGGCGTGAGCCTCCTGCCGCCCGCGCACTCGGCGCGCTTCCGCGACGGGAAGCTGGACGTCTTCCGGTACTGGGACTTCGACTTCGGCGTCACGCCGGAGCCCGCGAACGAGCCGAAGCTGCTGGAGGAGCTGGGCGAGGTGCTGGAGCGCGCGGTGCGGCTGCGTCTGCGCGCGGACGTGCCGGTGGCGGCGTACCTGTCAGGCGGGTTGGACTCCAGCCTGCTGTGCGCGCTGGCGCAGGGGCAGCTCGGCGGCACGCTGCGCACCTTCTCCGTGGGCTTCGCGCACGCGCGCTTCGACGAGCGCCAGCACCAGGCCACCGTCGCGGAGGAGCTGCGCACGCAGCACCGCGTGGTGGAGATGAAGGACGGGGACATCGGCACGCTGGTGCCGGGCGTCATCTTCCACGCCGAGCAGGCGATGATGCGCTCCGCGCCCGCGCCCTTCCTACGCTTGAGCGAGTGGGTGCGGGAGAACGGCATCCGGGTGGTCCTCACGGGTGAGGGCTCGGATGAGATGTTCCTGGGCTATGACCTCTTCAAGGAGACGAAGGTCCGCCAGTTCTGGGCGCGCGCGCCCGCGTCGAAGTACCGCCCGCTGCTGTTGCGCCGGCTGTACCCCACGCTCTCCGTGAGCCAGCAGAACGTGGAGCTGCTCCGCGAGTTCTTCGGCATGGGGCTGGAGGACCCGGGGAGCCTGGGCTTCTCGCACCTGGTGCGCTGGTCCAACAGCGGCCGGATTACGCGCTTCCTCTCGGCGGACTTCGCCGCGCGCGTGGCGGACGAGGAGCCGATGGCATCGGTGCTCCAGTCGGTGCCGGAGCACGTGGCGCGGTGGCGGCCGCTGGCGCGTGCACAGTACCTGGAGGCGAAGACGCTGCTGTCCGGGTACCTGCTGTCCGCGCAGGGCGACCGCATGCTGCTGGGCAACGCGGTGGAGGGACGCTTCCCGTTCCTGGACACGGCGGTGATGGAGTTCGCCGCGCGCGTGCCGGAGCGGCTGCGGCTGAAGGGCCTGGACGAGAAGCACATCCTCAAGCGCTTCGCGCGGGGCAAGGTGCCCGCGTCCATCTTGGAGCGCAGCAAGTTCCCCTACCGCGCGCCCATTGCGGGAGCGCTGGTGGGGCCCGACGCACCGGCCTGGGCGCGCGAGATGTTGTCGCCCGAGGCGGTGGCGAAGGTGGGTGTCTTCGACGCGAAGAAGGCGGAGCGGCTGGTGGCCAAGCTGCGCGCGCCCAACGCGGCGGAGAGCGAGGCGGACACCATGGCCCTGTTCGCCATCGCGTCCACGCAACTGCTGGCGCACCACTTCCTCCCGCCCCGCCCTCCGCCCCAGGCCGATGTAGATGCGGTGGTGCTGGAGGCCGCATGA
- a CDS encoding acyltransferase — protein sequence MSPLPTPLARGLDTFLSRLKLRRCRAVGDAPTVLGRVWIHGTGEVRLGHRVVLDGRVAPIELHAMQGGSIVLGDDVAIEGGASLEALQSITVGAGARLGAFCKVMDNQHHPLRGNRHERPPSVPLVIEGGVTVGSRAILLPGAHVQEGATVAPGTVISRRIPPRVTVGGSPPRVLRREVAG from the coding sequence ATGAGCCCGCTACCCACACCCCTGGCGCGCGGGCTGGACACGTTCCTCTCGCGCTTGAAGCTCCGGCGCTGTCGCGCGGTGGGGGACGCCCCCACGGTGCTCGGCCGCGTGTGGATTCACGGCACCGGCGAGGTCCGCCTGGGCCACCGCGTGGTGCTGGATGGGCGGGTGGCTCCCATCGAGCTGCACGCCATGCAGGGCGGCAGCATCGTCCTCGGCGACGACGTAGCCATCGAAGGAGGCGCCTCGCTGGAGGCGCTCCAGTCCATCACCGTGGGCGCGGGCGCGAGGCTGGGCGCCTTCTGCAAGGTGATGGACAACCAGCACCACCCGCTGCGCGGCAACCGGCATGAGCGCCCGCCCTCCGTCCCGCTCGTCATCGAGGGTGGAGTGACGGTGGGCAGCCGCGCCATCCTCCTTCCCGGCGCGCACGTGCAGGAGGGCGCCACCGTGGCGCCCGGCACCGTGATTTCGCGCCGGATTCCGCCCCGCGTGACGGTGGGTGGCTCGCCGCCCCGGGTGCTTCGCCGCGAGGTGGCCGGATGA
- the nadE gene encoding NAD(+) synthase has translation MKFSKQVLELDWEAKAAELSEGLREAVLKKLKKRGLVVAISGGIDSACVAALAVRALGPDRVFGILLPEKDSSGWSSQLGRKLCEKLGIKYQLHDIAPILEAAGCYKQRDEAVRSVFPEFTPDMKWKIVMHGDRLNTDAVNFFYVVVQVNGEERRFRLTPQAYTQIVAATNFKQRTRKMMDYFHADRLNFAVAGTPNRLEYDQGFFVKLGDGAADVKPIAGLYKTQVYKLAKHLGVIDEITSGEPTTDTFSLPQSQEDFYFSVHYSQLDLLMWAKNHNVSTDEAAQVMGLTPTQVQRVYDDIDQKRRSTAYLHSAPLLLEKVPELDAFKLG, from the coding sequence ATGAAGTTCTCGAAGCAGGTGCTGGAGCTGGACTGGGAGGCCAAGGCGGCCGAGCTGTCCGAGGGACTCCGCGAGGCGGTGCTGAAGAAGCTGAAGAAGCGCGGGCTGGTGGTGGCCATCTCCGGTGGCATCGACTCCGCCTGCGTGGCCGCGCTGGCCGTGCGCGCGCTGGGGCCGGACCGCGTGTTCGGCATCCTCCTGCCGGAGAAGGACTCCAGCGGGTGGAGCTCGCAACTGGGCCGCAAGCTCTGCGAGAAGCTGGGCATCAAGTACCAGCTCCACGACATCGCCCCGATTCTCGAGGCGGCCGGCTGCTACAAGCAGCGCGACGAGGCGGTGCGCTCGGTGTTCCCCGAGTTCACCCCGGACATGAAGTGGAAGATTGTGATGCACGGCGACCGGCTCAACACGGACGCGGTGAACTTCTTCTACGTGGTGGTGCAGGTGAATGGCGAGGAGCGCCGCTTCCGCCTCACGCCGCAGGCGTACACGCAGATTGTCGCCGCGACGAACTTCAAGCAGCGCACCCGGAAGATGATGGACTACTTCCACGCGGACCGGCTCAACTTCGCCGTGGCCGGCACGCCCAACCGCCTGGAGTACGACCAGGGTTTCTTCGTGAAGCTCGGTGACGGCGCGGCGGACGTGAAGCCCATCGCCGGCCTCTATAAGACGCAGGTGTACAAGCTCGCGAAGCACCTGGGCGTCATCGACGAAATCACCAGCGGCGAGCCCACCACGGACACGTTCAGCCTTCCGCAGTCGCAGGAGGACTTCTACTTCTCCGTGCACTACTCGCAGCTGGACCTGCTGATGTGGGCCAAGAATCACAACGTGTCCACGGACGAGGCCGCGCAGGTGATGGGCCTGACGCCCACGCAGGTGCAGCGCGTCTACGACGACATCGACCAGAAGCGCCGCTCCACCGCGTACCTCCACTCCGCGCCGCTGCTGCTGGAGAAGGTGCCGGAGCTGGACGCGTTCAAGCTTGGCTGA
- a CDS encoding L-dopachrome tautomerase-related protein, producing the protein MSRFKAVPFIRSVLLGALCLAGSGAIAQQPAAPSAAPATAGAEGVAAQSLKSVGSFDNLPVGIAVSKDGRTFLAFSRAIDPKNPYSVAELKDGKPQLYPPGLKQDEGSPAPDRLLAVQALTVDARNRLWILDSGKVGTNAILPGTPKLLAVDLGTNKVVRTVTFPSAIAGATAFLNDVVVDLSRGKEGMAFLTDASGEGPNGLVVVDLATGHATRRLNDHPSTKSDPDRVLNIHGQPLVQKQGPAIGEPVRLGSDGIALSADGRWVYYSPLTSHHLYRVSADALGDMKRGDADVVATVEDLGDKGFASDGLLGDAQGRIYLTDLENDAIHRRTPDGKTELVVKSPQLRWPDSMALEPDGTLVFTVTQIDLSPRFQGKDARVKPFQVYEVKTDSKPLMRGGTPPAQGRTPRH; encoded by the coding sequence ATGTCCCGATTCAAAGCGGTCCCGTTTATTCGCTCCGTGTTGTTGGGGGCGCTCTGTCTGGCTGGCTCGGGCGCCATCGCCCAGCAGCCCGCCGCGCCGTCCGCTGCTCCAGCCACCGCGGGCGCCGAGGGCGTGGCCGCGCAGTCGCTGAAGTCGGTGGGCAGCTTCGACAACCTGCCCGTGGGCATCGCCGTCTCGAAGGACGGCCGCACCTTCCTCGCGTTCTCGCGCGCCATCGACCCGAAGAATCCCTACAGCGTCGCGGAGTTGAAGGACGGCAAGCCCCAGCTCTATCCACCGGGGCTCAAGCAGGACGAGGGCTCTCCCGCGCCGGACCGGCTCCTCGCGGTGCAGGCGCTCACGGTGGACGCGCGCAACCGGTTGTGGATTCTCGACTCGGGCAAGGTGGGCACCAACGCCATCCTGCCCGGCACGCCGAAGCTCCTGGCGGTGGACCTGGGCACGAACAAGGTGGTGCGGACGGTGACCTTCCCTTCGGCGATTGCCGGGGCCACCGCGTTCCTCAACGACGTCGTCGTGGACCTCTCGCGCGGCAAGGAGGGCATGGCGTTCCTCACCGATGCTTCGGGCGAGGGACCCAACGGGCTCGTGGTGGTGGACCTCGCGACGGGCCATGCGACGCGCCGGCTCAATGACCACCCGTCCACGAAGTCCGACCCGGACCGGGTCCTCAACATCCACGGACAGCCGCTCGTCCAGAAGCAGGGGCCGGCGATAGGCGAGCCCGTCAGGCTCGGCTCGGACGGCATCGCGCTCAGCGCGGATGGCCGGTGGGTCTACTACTCACCGCTCACGAGTCACCACCTGTACCGGGTGAGCGCGGACGCGCTGGGGGACATGAAGCGCGGGGATGCGGACGTGGTGGCGACGGTGGAGGACCTCGGCGACAAGGGCTTCGCCTCGGATGGTCTGCTCGGCGATGCGCAGGGGCGCATCTACCTCACGGACCTGGAGAACGACGCCATCCACCGGCGCACGCCGGACGGGAAGACGGAGCTGGTGGTGAAGTCGCCGCAGTTACGCTGGCCGGACTCGATGGCGCTCGAGCCCGACGGAACGCTCGTCTTCACGGTGACGCAGATTGACCTGTCGCCGCGCTTCCAGGGGAAGGACGCCCGCGTGAAGCCCTTCCAGGTGTACGAGGTGAAGACCGACTCGAAGCCGCTGATGCGCGGGGGCACGCCGCCCGCGCAGGGCCGCACGCCCCGACACTGA
- a CDS encoding alpha/beta hydrolase yields the protein MNAPVPPGRRFFRAALLIVALTGFTAFAQEASNAAQQVDPQMQKVLDAFKALNPKPLHTLKPAEARQQPTPKDAVEAVLKKEGKPTTPEKVAKVEDRKIQGPGGPLDVRVYTPEGSGPFPAVVYFHGGGFVIANLDVYDASPRALANQAQAVVVSINYRQAPEHRFPASLDDAAASFRYVQSHPSEFNIDPKRVAVAGEGAGGNLATALTMRQKQSKGALPVFQLLVYPLVSNDLSTPSHQANGTGNYLVSNEDLGWFWKNQLGNDWQKSRNPQALPIHASTAQLKGLPPALVIVAGLDPLLDEGQAYADKLKAAGVTVDVKRYDGVTHGFFGMAPVVDKAKQAQSDAGAALKKAFSAPTTPQGTGGSGEQKKP from the coding sequence ATGAACGCCCCCGTTCCGCCCGGCCGCCGGTTCTTCCGCGCCGCGCTCCTCATCGTCGCACTGACAGGCTTCACCGCCTTCGCCCAGGAGGCCTCGAACGCGGCACAGCAGGTGGATCCGCAGATGCAGAAGGTGCTGGACGCCTTCAAGGCGCTCAACCCCAAGCCCCTGCACACGCTGAAGCCCGCCGAGGCCCGGCAGCAGCCCACCCCGAAGGACGCGGTGGAGGCCGTGCTGAAGAAGGAAGGCAAGCCCACCACGCCGGAGAAGGTGGCGAAGGTGGAGGACCGGAAGATTCAGGGCCCCGGCGGGCCGCTCGACGTGCGTGTCTACACCCCGGAGGGCAGCGGGCCCTTCCCGGCCGTCGTGTACTTCCATGGCGGTGGCTTCGTCATCGCGAACCTGGACGTGTATGACGCGAGCCCGAGGGCGCTCGCGAATCAAGCGCAGGCCGTGGTGGTGAGCATCAACTACCGTCAGGCCCCGGAGCACCGGTTCCCGGCCTCGCTCGACGATGCGGCGGCCTCCTTCCGGTACGTGCAGTCCCATCCCTCCGAGTTCAACATCGACCCGAAGCGGGTGGCGGTCGCGGGTGAGGGCGCGGGCGGCAACCTGGCGACCGCGTTGACGATGCGCCAGAAGCAGAGCAAGGGCGCGCTGCCCGTCTTCCAGTTGCTGGTGTATCCCCTGGTCAGCAATGACCTGTCGACGCCCTCGCATCAGGCCAACGGGACGGGCAACTACCTCGTGAGCAACGAGGACCTGGGCTGGTTCTGGAAGAACCAGCTGGGCAATGACTGGCAGAAGAGCCGCAATCCCCAGGCGCTGCCCATCCACGCCTCCACCGCGCAGCTCAAGGGCCTGCCTCCCGCGCTCGTCATCGTCGCGGGGTTGGACCCGCTGCTCGACGAAGGTCAGGCGTATGCCGACAAGCTGAAGGCCGCGGGCGTCACCGTCGACGTGAAGCGCTACGACGGCGTCACCCACGGGTTCTTCGGCATGGCGCCGGTGGTGGACAAGGCGAAGCAGGCGCAGTCCGACGCGGGCGCCGCGCTGAAGAAGGCGTTCTCCGCTCCCACTACCCCGCAGGGCACGGGCGGCTCCGGCGAGCAGAAGAAGCCATAG
- a CDS encoding acyl carrier protein, translated as MSTRERIRGFIVDTFFVDDFADDDSFLRKGLIDSTGMMELVAFLEQDFGLKLEDRELVPENLDSLSRVVAFVEKKQAQRLSQAS; from the coding sequence ATGAGCACTCGTGAGCGCATCCGCGGTTTCATCGTCGACACCTTCTTCGTGGACGACTTCGCCGACGACGACTCGTTCCTCCGAAAGGGCCTCATCGACTCCACGGGCATGATGGAGCTGGTGGCCTTCCTCGAGCAGGACTTCGGGCTGAAGCTGGAGGACCGCGAGCTGGTGCCGGAGAACCTGGACTCGCTGTCGCGCGTGGTGGCCTTCGTCGAGAAGAAGCAGGCGCAGCGCCTGTCGCAGGCGAGCTGA
- a CDS encoding class I adenylate-forming enzyme family protein translates to MSATDSSPAWLLGHAERTPDVSAVDSPWVRLTYRQLAERMLSLAGHLQASGVRPGDKVLIALPLGSAAVVAGLAVQALGACAVELDRESGASSLDAILAQTGARHAFLFGQDARKWAGKPGLTHFYVAHSARPPERMLQALAPATCTWVQEDGALDSEAKSSPLDALPATPPDAHAAIVYTSGSTGTPRGVIQTFGNIAANTRSIVEYLNLTPKDRAHLILPLHYCYGKSVLQTHLLAGASVFLDPRFMYPQVVLEAMAAEDSTGFAGVPLTFELLKRQASPETLSKLKLRYLTQAGGGMAPDTIQWTRESFHPADLYVMYGQTEATARLSYLPPKYAKEKAGSIGMGIPGVELRVVGEDGTPLLVGETGHLVARGANVTPGYLNAPEETASVLKDGWLWTGDLAWRDADGFFFLVGRAKEILKVNGHRVSPAEIEHHLARHPAVQEVAVVGVPDALGGEAACAVVVPHAGVEVKEDDLRRFCRESLPVHKVPKHVVFAEALPRGPAGKVLKAELRTRYSSVGSK, encoded by the coding sequence ATGAGCGCGACGGACTCCTCTCCCGCCTGGTTGCTCGGCCACGCCGAGCGCACGCCGGACGTCTCCGCGGTGGACTCGCCGTGGGTGCGGCTCACGTACCGGCAGCTCGCGGAGCGGATGCTGTCGCTCGCCGGCCACCTCCAAGCCTCGGGCGTGCGGCCCGGAGACAAGGTCCTCATCGCCCTGCCCCTCGGCTCCGCCGCCGTCGTCGCGGGCCTCGCGGTGCAGGCGCTGGGCGCGTGCGCCGTGGAGTTGGACCGCGAGTCCGGCGCCTCCTCGCTCGACGCCATCCTCGCGCAGACGGGCGCGCGGCATGCCTTCCTCTTCGGCCAGGACGCGCGCAAGTGGGCCGGCAAGCCGGGCCTCACGCACTTCTACGTGGCCCACTCCGCGCGCCCGCCGGAGCGCATGCTCCAGGCGCTCGCGCCGGCCACGTGCACGTGGGTGCAGGAGGACGGCGCACTCGACTCCGAGGCGAAGTCCTCGCCCCTGGACGCGCTGCCCGCCACGCCGCCGGACGCGCACGCGGCCATCGTCTACACGTCCGGCAGCACCGGCACGCCCCGAGGCGTCATCCAGACCTTCGGCAACATCGCCGCCAACACGCGCTCCATCGTCGAGTACCTGAACCTGACGCCGAAGGACCGCGCGCACCTCATCCTCCCGCTGCACTACTGCTACGGGAAGAGCGTCCTGCAGACGCACCTGCTCGCGGGCGCGTCGGTGTTCCTGGACCCGCGCTTCATGTACCCGCAGGTGGTGCTGGAGGCCATGGCCGCCGAGGACAGCACCGGCTTCGCGGGCGTGCCGCTCACCTTCGAGTTGCTGAAGCGGCAGGCCAGCCCGGAGACGCTGTCCAAGCTCAAGCTGCGCTACCTCACCCAGGCGGGCGGAGGCATGGCGCCGGACACGATTCAGTGGACGCGCGAGTCCTTCCACCCGGCCGATCTGTACGTCATGTACGGCCAGACGGAGGCCACCGCGCGGCTGAGCTACCTGCCGCCGAAGTACGCGAAGGAGAAGGCGGGCTCCATCGGCATGGGCATCCCCGGCGTGGAGCTCCGCGTCGTCGGTGAGGACGGCACGCCGCTGCTCGTGGGCGAGACGGGCCACCTGGTGGCGAGGGGCGCCAACGTCACGCCGGGCTACCTGAACGCGCCCGAGGAGACGGCCTCCGTGCTGAAGGACGGCTGGCTGTGGACGGGCGACCTCGCGTGGCGCGACGCGGACGGCTTCTTCTTCCTCGTCGGCCGCGCGAAGGAAATCCTCAAGGTGAACGGCCACCGGGTGAGCCCGGCGGAAATCGAGCACCACCTCGCGCGCCACCCGGCCGTGCAGGAAGTGGCCGTGGTGGGCGTACCGGACGCGCTGGGCGGCGAGGCGGCCTGCGCGGTGGTGGTGCCTCACGCGGGCGTCGAGGTGAAGGAAGACGACTTGCGGCGCTTCTGCCGCGAGTCGCTGCCGGTGCACAAGGTGCCGAAGCACGTGGTGTTCGCGGAGGCGCTTCCGCGCGGGCCCGCCGGCAAGGTGCTCAAGGCGGAGCTGCGCACGCGTTATTCGTCAGTCGGTTCCAAGTAA
- a CDS encoding acyltransferase, whose translation MTTRLSALPLSNWVTQLQGLRDAVEPRAVRVVALARARWLFRSVQSVGSNVAAYGPMSVKNEGTISLGDRLTFVGGMMPSSLVCHPGARLSIGADAQFNYGVSLEAWESVTIGDRCMFASFVRVGDRDGHRTAPIVLEEDVWVAHGAIIMPGVRVGARSVVSAGSIVTHDVPPDSLAMGNPARNMSLELVARESSGT comes from the coding sequence ATGACGACGCGACTGTCCGCCCTGCCGTTGTCCAACTGGGTGACGCAGCTCCAGGGGCTGCGCGACGCCGTGGAGCCCCGCGCCGTGCGCGTGGTGGCGCTGGCCCGCGCGCGCTGGCTGTTCCGCTCCGTCCAGTCCGTGGGCAGCAACGTGGCCGCCTACGGCCCCATGTCCGTGAAGAACGAGGGCACCATCTCCCTGGGTGACAGGCTCACCTTCGTGGGGGGCATGATGCCCAGCTCGCTCGTGTGCCACCCGGGCGCGAGGCTCTCCATCGGCGCGGACGCGCAGTTCAACTACGGCGTCTCCCTGGAGGCCTGGGAGTCCGTCACCATTGGCGACCGGTGCATGTTCGCCTCGTTCGTGCGCGTGGGGGACCGCGACGGCCATCGCACCGCGCCCATCGTCCTCGAAGAGGACGTCTGGGTGGCCCACGGCGCCATCATCATGCCGGGGGTGCGCGTGGGGGCGCGCTCGGTGGTGTCCGCCGGCAGCATCGTCACGCACGACGTGCCACCGGACTCGCTCGCCATGGGCAACCCCGCCCGCAACATGAGCCTGGAGCTGGTCGCCCGCGAGTCGTCGGGCACCTGA